From a single Larus michahellis chromosome 18, bLarMic1.1, whole genome shotgun sequence genomic region:
- the LOC141732754 gene encoding feather keratin Cos2-3-like gives MSCYNQCQPCQPCGPTPLANSCNEPCVRQCQNSTVVIEPPAVVVTLPGPILSSFPQNTVVGSSTSAAVGSILSCDGVPITSGCCDLSGISSRYCGRRCLPC, from the coding sequence atgtcctgctacaaccagtgccagccctgccagccctgtggccccaccccactggccaacagctgcaatgagccctgtgtcaggcagtgccagaactccactgTCGTCattgagcctcctgctgtggtggtgaccctgcctggccccatcctcagctccttcccacagaacaccgttgtgggatcctccacctctgctgctgttggtagcatcctcagctgtgatggagtgcccatcacctctgggtgctgtgacctctctggcatttccagccgtTACTGTGGCAGAAGGTGCCTCCCCTGCTAA